In a single window of the Tiliqua scincoides isolate rTilSci1 chromosome 15, rTilSci1.hap2, whole genome shotgun sequence genome:
- the LOC136635218 gene encoding toll-like receptor 5, which translates to MTNLFLSLAVTLFVCIAVLSCAGVGETTDAPSRCHHTKVNSWLVANCQAQDHQMVPAIHHSAQILLLNFNQLSAILNSSFPQMKSLQKLFLGKQQGGPLFVGERAFENVADITFLDLGGNQNMFLHPAALAGLAKLEVLLLDANGFDEGILENGYFRDLVSLRRLDLSGNRIQRLRPDPTFQGLGRLSFLQLKLNRIKVICGDDLQHLQGHHLSLLDLSSNYLSYRQACANPFHNITLGTLDISSNLWGVTEAERFFVSLHSTQIWSLKMQHSGAIGSGFGFHNLKDLSVSTFSGLQHSGVRSLDMSHGFLNVLVSSAFSGLPDLQVLLLRSNQITKIQGGAFAGLDQLRVLDLSGNLLGELYTEMLQSLKSSPLQRLILRSNHIGVVQQNALTGLQALQTLDLADNALSRIPAGKLPSLQRLELGKNRIRDAWGIERLSQNLTHLDFSANRLTDLGQLWGQLGSIPTLCFLNLSHNQLSRCFQEERGPTHLQELDLSYNDLGRIWKAGACVSIFQHLELLMVLNLSSNGLQALPRGLFQGLGSLQTLDLAANLLPVLPEEAFHGLHSLHTLSLRGNPLVAITPTAFRPLVLLRSLDLQEWMLLCDCGLASFQSWLRSKEVAFSGGEAAPKCILTTPSFTWVSLPQFLYSKCGHGKS; encoded by the coding sequence ATGACCaatctcttcctctctcttgcaGTCACACTCTTTGTTTGTATCGCTGTGCTTTCATGCGCAGGCGTGGGTGAAACAACAGATGCCCCATCCCGCTGCCATCACACCAAGGTGAATTCTTGGCTGGTGGCCAATTGCCAGGCGCAAGACCACCAGATGGTCCCCGCGATCCATCATTCGGCTCAGATTCTCCTTCTGAACTTCAACCAGCTCTCTGCCATCTTGAACTCCTCCTTTCCCCAGATGAAATCTCTACAGAAGTTGTTCCTTGGGAAGCAACAGGGAGGCCCCCTCTTTGTCGGGGAGAGGGCCTTCGAGAACGTGGCAGACATCACATTCCTGGACCTGGGAGGCAACCAGAACATGTTCCTCCATCCTGCTGCTCTTGCTGGCCTGGCCAAACTCGAGGTGCTCCTCCTCGATGCGAATGGGTTTGACGAAGGCATCTTGGAAAATGGCTACTTCCGGGACTTGGTGTCACTCCGGAGGCTGGATCTCAGTGGGAACCGCATCCAGAGGCTGAGACCTGATCCCACCTTCCAAGGGCTTGGGCGGCTGAGCTTCCTCCAGCTGAAGCTCAACAGGATCAAGGTCATCTGTGGGGACGACCTACAACACCTCCAGGGCCACCACTTGTCCTTGCTTGACCTGTCCTCCAACTACCTGTCCTATCGCCAGGCTTGCGCCAACCCTTTCCACAACATCACGCTGGGGACGCTGGACATCTCCTCCAACCTGTGGGGTGTGACAGAAGCCGAGCGGTTCTTTGTGAGCCTGCACAGCACGCAGATCTGGAGCCTCAAGATGCAACACTCAGGGGCCATCGGAAGTGGGTTTGGTTTCCACAACCTGAAGGACCTCTCAGTGAGCACCTTTTCTgggctgcagcacagtggtgtcCGCTCCCTCGACATGTCCCATGGCTTTCTCAACGTGTTAGTCTCCTCAGCCTTCTCGGGCCTCCCAGATCTCCAGGTTCTGCTCCTGAGATCTAATCAGATCACCAAGATCCAAGGTGGAGCCTTTGCCGGGTTGGACCAACTGCGTGTTCTTGATTTGTCCGGCAACCTCCTTGGGGAACTGTACACAGAGATGTTGCAAAGTCTGAAGTCATCGCCTCTCCAACGTCTCATCCTGAGGTCCAACCACATCGGAGTAGTTCAGCAGAACGCCCTGACCGGACTCCAGGCTTTGCAGACACTGGACCTTGCAGACAACGCTCTCTCTCGGATCCCAGCGGGGAAACTCCCCTCCTTGCAGCGCCTGGAGCTGGGGAAGAATAGAATCAGGGATGCCTGGGGCATAGAGCGCCTAAGCCAGAACCTGACACACCTCGACTTCTCCGCCAACCGCCTGACTGACCTGGGCCAGCTGTGGGGTCAACTCGGATCAATCCCCACCTTGTGCTTTCTGAATCTCTCACACAACCAACTGTCGAGATGCTTCCAGGAGGAGAGGGGCCCCACCCATCTCCAAGAACTGGATCTCTCCTATAACGACCTAGGGAGAATCTGGAAGGCAGGTGCTTGCGTGAGCATCTTCCAGCATCTGGAGTTGTTGATGGTCCTGAACCTCTCCTCCAACGGTCTCCAGGCCCTCCCCAGGGGTCTCTTCCAGGGCCTGGGGTCTCTGCAGACTCTGGACCTTGCGGCAAACCTCCTGCCTGTCCTGCCAGAGGAGGCCTTCCACGGCCTCCATTCCTTGCACACCCTCAGCTTGCGTGGGAACCCCTTGGTGGCCATCACACCCACCGCATTTCGCCCACTGGTGCTCTTGCGCAGCTTGGACCTGCAAGAATGGATGTTGCTATGTGACTGCGGACTGGCCAGTTTTCAGAGCTGGCTGCGGAGCAAGGAGGTGGCCTTCAGTGGAGGCGAGGCAGCCCCAAAGTGTATCCTGACCACCCCTTCTTTCACATGGGTCTCCTTGCCCCAGTTCCTCTACAGCAAGTGCGGCCATGGGAAATCCTAG